A stretch of the Candidatus Spechtbacteria bacterium genome encodes the following:
- a CDS encoding glycosyltransferase family 39 protein, which translates to MKKFVIGHWVGLALLTIILIGAFLRFFNLSTLPPGIYPDEARNGIDALHAMATGQYSVFYPANNGREGLYIDLLTIVFRIFGVSIFSLKLISAAIGMLTIWTVYLLAKELQRFIKSEKPMWYQEAISLVASLFIATSFWHINFSRISFRAIFVPFLLSLATYYTLRMLRRGSLFDTIVAGALWALGMYTYIAFRVAPIIPAFLIGSTLLVSLAQNRDNKNIKRWIKMIAAFALSGIIVFLPLAIYFITNSGSFASRSAGISVFSEPQPILAFLKSLGAHLQMFFYQGDGNWRHNISGQAQLLFPIALLFLLGTYVVIHDAFHGLRTRQWEKAIGMLAIGMWFDALLLPAILTIEGIPHALRSIGVIPVTYLIAAIGFAHFLGYLLRQNISWIRSGGFALAIALLVALPLTAYNQYFNVWGNNPNVPGAFSQYYTQIGYFLNALPDDTPKVVFVNSDGVLVPIEKYLAAPTNKDNTIPMSSQTTLFIQNTKSVHPQNTIYATEKELENFIPQKGSIVIPLEPNDKAKTFLKEKFRGTGQQPGGIWFYQMP; encoded by the coding sequence ATGAAAAAATTCGTTATTGGCCATTGGGTCGGGTTAGCTCTACTAACGATTATTCTAATTGGCGCATTCTTGCGCTTTTTTAATCTATCAACTCTTCCGCCGGGAATTTACCCCGATGAAGCGCGCAACGGCATAGACGCGCTTCACGCCATGGCCACCGGCCAATATTCAGTTTTCTATCCGGCAAACAACGGCCGCGAGGGGTTGTACATCGACCTGCTGACAATTGTTTTCCGAATATTTGGAGTCAGTATTTTTTCTCTCAAATTAATTAGTGCGGCTATCGGCATGCTAACAATTTGGACAGTATATCTTCTAGCAAAAGAATTGCAAAGATTTATCAAAAGCGAAAAACCGATGTGGTACCAAGAGGCAATCTCTCTTGTTGCTTCGCTTTTTATTGCCACAAGTTTCTGGCATATTAATTTTAGCCGTATTTCTTTTCGCGCAATCTTTGTTCCTTTCCTTCTCTCGCTTGCGACATATTACACATTGCGCATGCTGCGCCGCGGATCTCTCTTTGACACAATTGTTGCCGGCGCGCTTTGGGCGCTTGGCATGTATACATATATTGCATTTCGAGTAGCGCCTATCATTCCCGCATTTCTTATTGGCTCAACGTTGCTGGTTTCGCTAGCGCAAAATCGCGACAATAAAAATATCAAACGTTGGATAAAAATGATTGCCGCGTTTGCATTAAGTGGCATCATAGTATTTCTGCCTCTCGCAATCTACTTCATCACAAACTCAGGCAGCTTTGCTTCTCGTTCAGCTGGAATTTCAGTATTTAGTGAACCTCAACCTATTCTTGCATTTCTGAAAAGTCTAGGCGCGCATCTACAAATGTTTTTCTATCAAGGCGATGGAAATTGGCGGCATAACATTTCTGGCCAAGCCCAGCTCTTGTTTCCCATCGCGCTTCTATTCCTTCTTGGAACATATGTTGTAATACACGACGCTTTTCATGGTTTAAGAACAAGACAATGGGAAAAAGCGATTGGAATGTTAGCGATTGGAATGTGGTTTGACGCGCTTCTTCTGCCCGCGATACTTACCATTGAGGGTATTCCTCATGCCCTTCGCTCAATCGGCGTAATCCCTGTTACATACCTGATTGCTGCTATCGGCTTTGCGCATTTTCTTGGCTATCTACTCCGCCAAAATATTTCTTGGATTCGCTCTGGAGGATTTGCTCTTGCTATCGCCCTTCTTGTAGCTCTTCCACTTACTGCCTATAACCAATATTTCAATGTGTGGGGAAATAATCCTAATGTTCCTGGCGCATTCTCGCAATACTATACCCAAATCGGATATTTCCTTAACGCGCTTCCGGACGATACGCCCAAAGTTGTGTTTGTAAATAGCGATGGCGTGCTTGTGCCGATTGAAAAATATCTTGCCGCACCGACAAACAAAGATAATACAATTCCCATGTCATCGCAAACAACTCTATTTATACAGAATACAAAATCCGTGCATCCGCAAAATACAATCTACGCCACCGAAAAAGAACTTGAAAATTTTATTCCACAAAAAGGAAGCATCGTCATTCCGCTTGAACCAAATGATAAGGCAAAAACTTTTCTTAAAGAAAAGTTTCGTGGTACTGGCCAACAGCCGGGCGGAATATGGTTCTACCAAATGCCATAA
- a CDS encoding type II toxin-antitoxin system mRNA interferase toxin, RelE/StbE family: MRNSILSYDSHCLRKSFSCFGEKIAQASTEKLAQLLEIFVENPFHTKLHSKHLTGKLSGLYSFRITRDWRVIFQFISTKEIQLIEVAHRREIYR, encoded by the coding sequence TTGAGAAACTCGATACTTTCGTATGATTCGCATTGTCTGCGCAAGTCATTTTCTTGTTTCGGCGAAAAAATTGCCCAAGCCTCAACAGAAAAACTTGCGCAACTATTGGAAATATTTGTAGAGAATCCTTTTCATACAAAGCTCCACTCAAAACATCTCACAGGCAAACTCTCGGGATTATACTCTTTTAGAATTACTCGAGATTGGCGAGTAATTTTTCAATTTATTTCTACCAAAGAAATTCAATTAATTGAAGTGGCGCATAGAAGAGAGATTTATCGATAA
- the murJ gene encoding murein biosynthesis integral membrane protein MurJ, whose product MPAHRHVMPSIITNHRAIIQSAAMLLVIASFTSRVLGLVRDRVLVSLFGAGDTLDVYFTAFRIPDFIYNILIAGAVAAAFIPVFIEARHREEEYSWKLAANFFNIMAALLSLFAILSIIIMPWLMSLIAPGFIGEKREIAILLSRIMAISPLLLGMSAMLSGVNQAFNRFVPYAFAPIFYNIGIIFGAFMFVPILGIAGLAWGVVLGATAHFAIQIPSARLVGFRWQGVFTPRGFDFIRIAKLIIPRSIGLAASQVNVLVTTAIASLLGAGSVAIFTLADNLQYMVIGIIGISYATATFPAFSHAASGKNKKLFLDTFAFSVRHVLFWALPASVLLFVLRAQVVRVALGAGAFGWTETRLTAAVLGIFCIGIFAHSLNPVIARAFYAVQNTITPVAINIGGILINIGLSVFFVFVSLQDGMAPQLGVLFRVSDLANIPLLGLPLAFAIAGIITLIFLFGAFFARYEGEYKREIILAFIRIVFVSIIAGLVAYFVLRVMLLAPFISLTTFWGVFTQGLGAGIAGILVYLGGLFLLRAPEWTFVEDYKNKLFSALNLTKNQ is encoded by the coding sequence ATGCCAGCGCATCGCCACGTAATGCCATCTATAATAACCAATCACAGAGCCATAATTCAATCTGCCGCGATGCTTCTCGTCATCGCTTCTTTTACGAGCCGTGTTTTGGGGCTAGTGCGTGATCGCGTACTGGTGTCTTTGTTTGGGGCTGGAGATACTCTGGATGTTTATTTTACAGCGTTTCGCATTCCTGATTTTATTTATAATATTTTAATCGCGGGCGCTGTTGCCGCGGCTTTTATTCCGGTATTTATTGAAGCGCGACATAGAGAAGAAGAATATTCATGGAAACTTGCGGCAAATTTTTTTAACATCATGGCGGCACTGCTTTCCTTGTTTGCTATCTTAAGCATTATCATAATGCCGTGGTTAATGTCGCTTATAGCGCCTGGATTTATAGGAGAAAAAAGAGAAATCGCTATTTTGCTTTCGCGCATCATGGCAATAAGCCCGTTGCTTCTTGGCATGAGCGCCATGCTTTCAGGCGTGAACCAAGCGTTTAATCGTTTTGTGCCGTACGCGTTTGCGCCGATTTTTTATAACATTGGAATTATTTTTGGCGCCTTTATGTTTGTGCCGATACTTGGCATTGCCGGACTTGCATGGGGAGTGGTACTGGGCGCTACGGCTCATTTTGCGATACAAATTCCTTCAGCGCGGCTAGTTGGTTTTCGCTGGCAAGGAGTATTTACTCCGCGTGGATTTGATTTTATCAGAATAGCCAAGCTGATTATTCCGCGTTCAATTGGCCTCGCCGCCTCGCAAGTCAATGTGCTTGTAACGACCGCAATCGCTTCTTTGCTCGGCGCTGGTAGCGTGGCAATTTTTACTTTGGCTGACAATTTACAATATATGGTCATCGGTATTATTGGCATCTCGTATGCCACCGCAACTTTTCCGGCATTCTCGCACGCGGCTTCAGGAAAGAATAAAAAATTGTTTTTGGATACCTTCGCTTTCTCGGTTAGGCATGTTTTGTTTTGGGCGCTTCCCGCCAGCGTGCTGCTTTTTGTTTTACGGGCGCAAGTCGTGCGAGTGGCGCTTGGAGCCGGCGCGTTTGGTTGGACGGAAACAAGGCTTACCGCCGCGGTGCTCGGCATTTTTTGTATTGGTATTTTTGCTCATAGTTTAAACCCAGTTATAGCGCGCGCGTTTTACGCGGTGCAAAATACTATAACGCCAGTAGCAATAAACATCGGCGGTATTTTAATAAACATAGGGCTTAGCGTATTTTTTGTATTCGTGTCGTTGCAAGATGGCATGGCGCCACAACTCGGCGTATTATTTAGAGTTAGTGATCTTGCAAATATTCCCTTGTTGGGATTGCCACTTGCTTTTGCTATTGCGGGAATTATTACGCTTATTTTTTTGTTTGGCGCTTTTTTTGCGAGATACGAGGGCGAGTATAAACGAGAAATAATTTTAGCGTTTATAAGAATTGTGTTTGTTTCTATAATTGCGGGACTTGTCGCGTATTTTGTTTTGCGAGTGATGCTTCTCGCGCCATTTATATCGCTAACCACATTTTGGGGAGTGTTTACGCAGGGGTTGGGAGCGGGGATTGCGGGCATACTTGTTTACTTGGGAGGACTTTTTTTGCTTCGCGCGCCGGAATGGACATTTGTCGAGGATTACAAAAATAAACTTTTTAGTGCGTTAAATTTGACAAAAAATCAGTAA
- a CDS encoding septum formation initiator family protein produces the protein MMTKTTISRALLTALLLVMAWFAGAFGKELYQRYQLQQDINKAREEVSNLQKDNDNLAAMIQSFNQSDVLELEVRRRLNVQKPGEQVVIVVPGGENNISEQKDNTAQQQMQKPAAAADDYMQDETTEDALKRRAGEWWKFVFQ, from the coding sequence ATGATGACTAAAACTACAATCTCTCGCGCACTGCTCACCGCTTTGCTTTTGGTTATGGCTTGGTTTGCAGGAGCTTTTGGCAAAGAGTTATATCAACGATATCAGTTGCAACAGGATATTAATAAAGCGCGTGAGGAAGTATCTAATTTGCAAAAAGACAATGACAATCTTGCCGCGATGATTCAATCATTTAATCAGAGTGATGTTTTGGAGCTCGAAGTACGCAGAAGGTTGAATGTGCAAAAGCCCGGCGAGCAGGTGGTGATTGTGGTGCCAGGAGGAGAGAATAATATAAGCGAGCAGAAAGACAATACTGCGCAACAGCAGATGCAGAAGCCAGCTGCCGCGGCTGATGATTACATGCAAGATGAGACGACGGAAGATGCCTTAAAGCGCCGAGCGGGCGAGTGGTGGAAGTTTGTTTTTCAGTGA
- the lepA gene encoding elongation factor 4, which yields MYMQEHIRNFVIIAHVDHGKSTLADRLLELTGTVEKRKMHEQYLDTMELEQERGITIKMQPVRMRYRPVSSTNSESITNKRMTDSLEFVNSLKDSLFVDEYELNLIDTPGHVDFSYEVSRALAAVEGAILLVDATKGVQAQTLANLRVAIAQGLTIIPAINKIDLPHSRPDDVEREILDVFETFNLLPDRIFRISAKTGEGVEELLNEVVRSVPAPGGDAGAPLRALVFDSMYDSYKGVVAHVRVVDGVVHSRERMHLMVSRQESEIKEVGTFSPAPIPSVELRAGEIGYIATGLKEISLAKIGDTITHEREDLRAYEPLPGYKDPMPAVFSSIFPGEESAFDEMKEALEQLKLNDAALYYEQEYSEALGRGWKCGFLGMLHMEIVLERLRREYNLEIVVTTPSVIYQIKKKNGEIITIYTPAKFPDPTEIVETLEPWVRMEVMTPPEYLSGVMQLLQTIRGDYKDTQTLGGQTLRITYEAPLAEIITDFYDKLKSISSGYASLSYDVIGDQPGDVVKLDVMLAGDKVEAFSRIIPRLRAERDGRKLVEKIKEVIHPENFAVAIQATIGGKVIARETKSAMSKDVTGYLYGGDYTRKKKLLEKQKRGKKRMKAMGHVNIDAETFMKVFKSG from the coding sequence ATGTATATGCAGGAACATATTAGAAACTTCGTAATTATAGCTCACGTGGATCACGGTAAATCGACTTTAGCCGACCGGCTTTTGGAGCTGACTGGAACCGTGGAGAAAAGAAAGATGCACGAGCAGTATTTAGACACCATGGAGCTTGAGCAGGAGCGCGGGATTACCATAAAAATGCAGCCTGTTAGAATGCGATATCGACCGGTTTCATCAACGAATAGCGAATCGATTACGAATAAACGAATGACAGACAGTTTAGAATTCGTAAATTCGTTAAAGGATTCGTTATTCGTTGATGAGTACGAACTCAACCTGATTGATACGCCAGGGCATGTGGACTTCTCTTATGAAGTTTCGCGCGCGCTTGCCGCGGTGGAAGGCGCGATTTTGCTTGTCGATGCCACTAAGGGTGTGCAAGCTCAAACGCTAGCAAATCTTCGCGTGGCAATCGCGCAGGGGCTAACAATAATTCCCGCCATAAACAAAATTGACTTGCCTCATTCACGCCCCGATGATGTAGAACGTGAAATCCTTGACGTGTTTGAAACATTTAATTTACTACCCGATCGCATTTTTCGTATTTCTGCTAAAACCGGCGAGGGGGTTGAGGAGTTGCTAAATGAAGTCGTGCGTTCGGTGCCGGCACCGGGTGGTGATGCTGGGGCACCTTTGCGCGCGTTGGTGTTTGATTCTATGTACGACTCATACAAAGGGGTAGTGGCGCACGTGCGCGTGGTAGACGGCGTCGTTCATTCACGCGAGCGAATGCATCTTATGGTTTCTCGTCAGGAGAGCGAGATTAAAGAAGTCGGCACGTTTTCACCAGCTCCCATACCGTCTGTGGAACTTCGCGCCGGAGAAATTGGCTACATTGCTACCGGCCTCAAAGAGATTTCGCTCGCAAAAATCGGTGATACTATTACGCATGAACGGGAAGACTTGCGTGCTTACGAACCTTTGCCGGGATACAAAGATCCGATGCCAGCGGTTTTTTCCAGCATTTTTCCGGGCGAGGAAAGCGCGTTTGATGAAATGAAAGAAGCGCTGGAGCAGTTAAAGCTCAACGATGCCGCGCTCTACTACGAACAGGAGTATTCAGAGGCGCTTGGCCGTGGATGGAAGTGCGGATTTTTGGGAATGCTGCATATGGAGATTGTGCTTGAGCGTTTGCGCCGCGAGTACAATCTAGAAATAGTTGTAACCACACCTTCTGTCATTTATCAAATAAAAAAGAAAAATGGCGAGATAATTACTATCTACACACCTGCCAAATTTCCCGATCCCACGGAGATTGTAGAGACACTGGAGCCGTGGGTGCGCATGGAAGTTATGACTCCGCCGGAATATTTAAGCGGCGTGATGCAACTTTTGCAAACTATTAGAGGAGATTACAAAGATACGCAGACTCTCGGCGGCCAAACACTTCGTATCACTTACGAGGCTCCGCTCGCGGAAATTATTACTGACTTTTATGACAAATTAAAGAGTATCAGCTCTGGGTACGCGTCGTTATCGTACGATGTTATTGGCGACCAGCCCGGAGATGTTGTGAAGCTAGATGTAATGCTCGCGGGAGATAAAGTTGAGGCGTTTTCGCGTATTATTCCTCGCCTTCGCGCTGAAAGAGATGGGCGAAAACTTGTGGAGAAAATTAAAGAGGTTATTCATCCAGAAAATTTTGCAGTCGCGATTCAAGCGACTATTGGCGGAAAGGTGATTGCGAGAGAGACTAAGTCAGCGATGAGTAAGGACGTAACTGGCTATTTGTACGGCGGTGATTACACGCGCAAGAAAAAGCTACTTGAAAAACAAAAAAGAGGAAAGAAGCGCATGAAGGCGATGGGGCATGTAAATATTGATGCCGAGACTTTTATGAAGGTGTTTAAGTCTGGCTAG